A single region of the Streptomyces sp. NBC_01381 genome encodes:
- a CDS encoding Ig-like domain repeat protein, whose amino-acid sequence MTGIALAVALGSAGLVAVGTPAAYAVTPSDEAAKLPITSFGAMVVDSAHERVYVTDGRKGSGASQVHVYNFQGQKVGSLATDQPASGMTLSADSATLHVSTTNRMLTFDTATQTRSGATYAPYDVACGREMAVAGGKAWFTETPYSDSYCDESGSSSTLYGVGNVSNPSAVNTGWSAAGRLRLEAGPEAPDRLVMGQAAGEGANPFLTTFDASGETLVRGPSRRFADAEGKGALDLKDIAQSADGKRIAVADAAYGTRLLDAGDLTDAPAGYQPLPDGAKASAVAFSGDGKYVARGAVAAGSTADLLIQPADPADGTAPLEFAFEGALDGSRIVPQGLGWSRDGSRLFAVASDGGGNHWLHVIQPPAAQYDSGFTGALTTTPTQAVVGEPLGIRGKLELDGPAPAEPVKVTAVRKDADGTQEVAAAKVAADGSFTVLDVPDRVGESTYTLRFLGDVTHRPAEDVTLTVDVAKAPTSIALTAPAEATRAGGVEITGKLTGQGRALPSGISLKVTRTDRFGTTGELTSAPVAADGTFRIKDLPSKRGRTVYAVSYEGDALHNGSSAEATVRVIS is encoded by the coding sequence ATGACCGGCATCGCCCTCGCGGTGGCGCTCGGCTCGGCGGGCCTGGTCGCCGTCGGGACGCCCGCCGCGTACGCCGTCACTCCGTCGGACGAGGCGGCGAAGCTGCCCATCACGTCGTTCGGGGCGATGGTGGTCGACTCCGCGCACGAGCGCGTGTACGTCACCGACGGCCGCAAGGGCAGCGGCGCGAGCCAGGTCCATGTCTACAACTTCCAGGGCCAGAAGGTGGGTTCGCTCGCCACCGACCAGCCCGCGTCCGGCATGACGCTCAGCGCGGACAGCGCGACGCTGCACGTGTCGACGACCAACCGCATGCTGACGTTCGACACCGCGACGCAGACCAGGAGCGGCGCCACCTACGCGCCGTACGACGTCGCCTGCGGCCGGGAGATGGCCGTGGCGGGCGGAAAGGCGTGGTTCACGGAGACGCCGTACAGCGATTCGTACTGCGACGAGTCCGGCAGCAGCTCGACGCTGTACGGGGTCGGCAACGTGAGCAACCCCTCCGCGGTCAACACCGGCTGGAGCGCCGCCGGGCGGCTGCGTCTTGAGGCGGGGCCCGAGGCGCCTGACCGGCTCGTGATGGGGCAGGCGGCGGGGGAGGGGGCCAATCCGTTCCTCACCACGTTCGACGCGAGCGGCGAGACCCTGGTGCGGGGCCCGTCGCGGCGCTTCGCGGACGCCGAAGGCAAGGGCGCGCTGGACCTGAAGGACATCGCGCAGAGCGCCGACGGCAAGCGGATCGCCGTCGCCGACGCCGCGTACGGCACCCGGCTGCTCGACGCCGGCGACCTGACGGACGCCCCGGCCGGCTACCAGCCGCTGCCGGACGGCGCGAAGGCTTCGGCGGTGGCGTTCAGCGGCGACGGCAAATACGTGGCGCGGGGCGCGGTCGCCGCGGGCAGCACGGCCGATCTCCTGATCCAGCCCGCCGACCCGGCGGACGGCACCGCGCCGCTCGAGTTCGCCTTCGAGGGGGCGCTCGACGGCTCGCGGATCGTGCCGCAGGGCCTTGGCTGGTCCAGGGACGGCTCGCGGCTCTTCGCGGTGGCATCGGACGGCGGCGGCAACCACTGGCTGCACGTCATCCAGCCGCCCGCGGCGCAGTACGACTCAGGCTTCACGGGCGCGCTCACCACCACGCCCACGCAGGCCGTCGTGGGCGAACCGCTCGGTATCCGGGGCAAGTTGGAGCTTGACGGGCCCGCACCCGCGGAGCCCGTGAAGGTCACCGCGGTCCGCAAGGACGCCGACGGAACGCAGGAGGTGGCGGCCGCCAAGGTCGCGGCCGACGGCAGCTTCACCGTCCTGGACGTGCCGGACCGGGTGGGTGAGTCGACGTACACGCTGCGGTTCCTCGGCGACGTCACGCACCGCCCGGCCGAGGACGTCACGCTCACGGTGGACGTGGCCAAGGCCCCGACGTCGATCGCGCTGACGGCGCCCGCCGAGGCGACCCGCGCGGGCGGCGTCGAGATCACCGGCAAGCTGACCGGGCAGGGGCGCGCGCTGCCGTCCGGGATCAGCCTGAAGGTGACCCGCACGGACCGCTTCGGCACGACGGGCGAGCTGACGTCGGCGCCGGTCGCCGCGGACGGCACGTTCCGCATCAAGGACCTGCCGAGCAAGCGCGGCAGGACGGTGTACGCGGTGAGCTACGAAGGCGACGCCCTGCACAACGGATCATCGGCCGAGGCCACGGTCCGAGTGATCAGCTAG
- a CDS encoding pyridoxal phosphate-dependent aminotransferase, translating into MQVIQSTKLSNVCYEIRGPVLEEAMRLEAAGHRILKLNTGNPAAFGFECPPEILEDVLRNVGSAHGYGDAKGLLAARRAVVMHNQTLGIETDVEHVFIGNGVSELIVMAMQSLLDDGDEVLVPSPDYPLWTAAVSLSGGTAVHYRCDEQADWMPDLADIERKVTDRTKAIVIINPNNPTGAVYSEDMLRGLTDIARRHNLLVCSDEIYDKILYDGATHTPTAAIAPDLLTLTFNGMSKAYRVAGYRVGWMAISGPKAHASSYIEGLTILANMRLCANMPGQHGVVAALSGRQTIDDLVLPGGRLLEQRDAAYDLLTQIPGVSCVKPKGSLYLFPRLDPKVFKIKDDRQMVLDLLREEKIMVVHGTGFNWPEPDHFRIVTLPTATDLTEAMNRIGNFLDGYSQP; encoded by the coding sequence ATGCAGGTCATCCAGTCGACGAAGCTCTCCAACGTCTGTTACGAGATCCGGGGCCCGGTGCTCGAGGAGGCGATGCGGCTGGAGGCGGCAGGCCACCGCATCCTCAAGCTCAACACCGGCAACCCCGCCGCCTTCGGTTTCGAGTGCCCGCCCGAGATCCTGGAGGACGTCCTCCGCAATGTGGGCTCGGCGCACGGCTACGGCGACGCGAAGGGGCTCCTGGCGGCCCGCCGCGCGGTCGTCATGCACAACCAGACCCTGGGCATCGAGACCGACGTCGAGCACGTCTTCATCGGCAACGGCGTCTCCGAGCTGATCGTCATGGCCATGCAGAGCCTGCTCGACGACGGCGACGAGGTCCTCGTACCGTCGCCGGACTATCCGCTGTGGACGGCGGCGGTCTCCCTGTCCGGCGGCACGGCCGTGCACTACCGCTGCGACGAGCAGGCGGACTGGATGCCGGACCTCGCCGACATCGAGCGCAAGGTGACCGACCGCACCAAGGCGATCGTGATCATCAACCCGAACAATCCGACGGGCGCCGTATACAGCGAGGACATGCTGCGCGGCCTCACCGACATCGCGCGCCGCCACAATCTCCTGGTCTGCTCGGACGAGATCTACGACAAGATCCTCTACGACGGCGCGACGCACACCCCGACCGCCGCCATCGCCCCCGACCTGCTCACGCTCACCTTCAACGGCATGTCGAAGGCGTACCGCGTGGCCGGCTACCGCGTGGGCTGGATGGCGATCTCGGGCCCGAAGGCGCACGCCTCCTCGTACATCGAGGGTCTGACGATCCTCGCCAATATGCGCCTGTGCGCGAACATGCCGGGCCAGCACGGCGTGGTCGCGGCGCTGAGCGGGCGGCAGACGATCGACGATCTCGTCCTGCCGGGCGGCCGGCTCCTGGAGCAGCGGGACGCCGCGTACGACCTGCTGACGCAGATCCCGGGCGTGAGCTGTGTGAAGCCGAAGGGGTCGCTCTATCTCTTCCCGCGGCTCGACCCGAAGGTCTTCAAGATCAAGGACGACCGCCAGATGGTCCTCGACCTGCTCCGGGAGGAGAAGATCATGGTCGTCCACGGCACCGGCTTCAACTGGCCGGAGCCTGATCATTTCCGCATCGTGACGCTGCCGACGGCCACGGATCTGACCGAGGCGATGAACCGGATCGGCAACTTCCTGGACGGCTACAGCCAACCGTAG
- a CDS encoding serine/threonine protein kinase has product MTAGESNGGELVGKVLGGRYRVTSTIGRGGMGVVARAVDQLLNREVAVKILRAFTDASAGDLADLRVRMQREAQAAARIRHSGVVTVHDVTEQDGLPVIVMELVDGQSLDDVLAERGAIEPHEAAAIGAKLMDALDAAHQAGVLHRDVKPGNVLLERGGRVVLTDFGIASMEAGDFDSGALDKLTRSGQLVGSLDFLPPERAQGREPGPASDIWSLGMTLYAAVEGTSPFRRTSVWSTLAAIVTEPLPEPQRAGVLTPVLRALMAKDPESRPAAAQAREMLERVAAGSTVSFGPPASAAGGAPGAVQPPPPGAGFGAPAAPFPQQPQAGHPAPGGPQVGHLAPGGPQAGHLAPGALQAGHPAPGGPQVGHPAPGGLQVGHPAPGGPQAGHSAPGGLASTLPQPGGRAAGRAQRRNRSRAVIAAVAAAVVLAGGGITYVLVGKDEGGKTDEAQSAPSRPGATEGSDAPSRGSMGGGKRKPSPSSSADPQGKPSRTPSERPSETGKGGEDGKGGGEAGSSAGPTGDADGGDDTEPRPPASPTAEPSSVSKSCSGWSHRNPNPGTYAYLAGDYHLVTGPYQTCSSVTPIQSDTRLNFHCSVVNAHGHDWTYVQVAGTSTSGWMSNDNFIGQVGPSTRC; this is encoded by the coding sequence GTGACGGCGGGGGAATCGAACGGCGGAGAGCTGGTCGGGAAGGTGCTCGGAGGGCGGTACCGGGTCACCTCCACGATCGGACGCGGCGGCATGGGCGTGGTCGCCCGAGCGGTGGACCAGCTGCTCAACCGGGAGGTCGCGGTCAAGATCCTGCGGGCCTTCACCGACGCGTCCGCGGGCGATCTGGCCGATCTGCGGGTCCGGATGCAGCGGGAGGCGCAGGCCGCCGCCCGGATCCGGCACAGCGGGGTGGTCACGGTGCACGACGTGACCGAGCAGGACGGCCTTCCGGTCATCGTCATGGAGCTGGTCGACGGGCAGTCCCTCGACGACGTGCTCGCCGAGCGCGGCGCCATTGAGCCGCACGAGGCCGCCGCGATCGGCGCCAAGCTGATGGACGCGCTCGACGCCGCGCACCAGGCCGGCGTACTGCACCGGGACGTCAAGCCCGGCAACGTCCTGCTCGAACGGGGCGGCCGCGTCGTCCTCACCGACTTCGGCATAGCCAGCATGGAGGCAGGCGACTTCGACAGCGGCGCCCTGGACAAGCTGACCCGCAGCGGCCAGCTCGTCGGCTCGCTCGACTTCCTGCCGCCCGAGCGCGCGCAGGGCAGGGAGCCGGGCCCCGCGTCGGACATCTGGTCGCTCGGCATGACGCTGTACGCGGCGGTCGAGGGGACATCACCCTTCCGTCGTACGTCGGTGTGGTCCACCCTCGCCGCGATCGTGACCGAGCCGCTGCCGGAGCCGCAGCGGGCGGGGGTGCTGACGCCGGTGCTGCGGGCGCTGATGGCGAAGGACCCGGAGAGCAGGCCCGCCGCGGCTCAGGCGCGGGAGATGCTGGAGCGGGTGGCGGCGGGGAGCACGGTGAGCTTCGGGCCGCCGGCGTCCGCTGCCGGCGGTGCGCCCGGCGCGGTTCAGCCGCCGCCCCCGGGAGCCGGTTTCGGTGCGCCCGCCGCACCGTTCCCGCAGCAGCCCCAGGCCGGCCATCCGGCACCGGGCGGGCCGCAGGTCGGCCATCTGGCACCGGGCGGGCCGCAGGCCGGCCATCTGGCACCGGGCGCGCTGCAGGCCGGGCACCCGGCCCCCGGCGGGCCTCAGGTCGGCCATCCGGCACCCGGCGGGCTCCAGGTCGGCCATCCGGCACCAGGCGGACCCCAGGCCGGCCATTCGGCGCCCGGCGGCCTGGCGAGCACTCTTCCGCAGCCCGGCGGGCGCGCCGCGGGGCGGGCGCAGCGCCGGAACCGGAGCAGGGCGGTCATCGCGGCGGTGGCGGCCGCCGTCGTACTCGCCGGAGGCGGCATCACGTACGTCCTGGTCGGCAAGGACGAGGGCGGGAAGACGGACGAGGCGCAGTCGGCGCCGAGCCGCCCCGGTGCGACCGAGGGCAGCGACGCGCCGAGCCGCGGCAGCATGGGCGGCGGAAAGCGGAAGCCGAGCCCTTCGTCGTCGGCGGACCCGCAGGGCAAGCCGTCCCGCACGCCGTCGGAGCGGCCGAGCGAGACCGGGAAGGGCGGCGAGGACGGCAAGGGCGGCGGCGAGGCGGGCTCGTCGGCGGGACCCACCGGCGACGCCGACGGCGGCGATGACACGGAGCCGCGGCCGCCCGCGTCCCCCACCGCCGAGCCCAGCTCGGTGTCGAAGAGTTGCAGCGGCTGGAGCCACCGGAACCCGAATCCGGGAACGTACGCCTACCTGGCCGGCGATTACCACCTCGTGACCGGCCCCTATCAGACCTGCTCCTCCGTCACCCCGATCCAGAGCGACACGCGGCTCAACTTCCACTGCTCGGTCGTCAACGCCCATGGCCACGACTGGACTTACGTCCAGGTGGCGGGCACGAGCACATCGGGCTGGATGTCGAACGACAACTTCATCGGACAGGTGGGCCCTTCGACCCGCTGCTGA
- a CDS encoding serine protease, translating into MNKPLVGACFAVLFLGATAAPAAAVSSERPAKPKAVDFAGTVALSNCSGSVVRVPDSKPEDPALILSNGHCLESGFPAPGEVVVDQPSSRSFTLLDASGGDAGTVKASKVAYGTMTDTDVSLYELTSTYSDIESKYGIKALELNAARPEQGRKITVASGYWKKLYKCSIDGFAYQLKEGKWTWKDSVRYTPECQTIGGTSGSPVIDDETGKVVAVNNTGNEDGQECTDNNPCEVDENGKVTVRKGINYAQQTYTIVPCVAPGNKIDLSREGCELPK; encoded by the coding sequence ATGAACAAGCCTCTCGTCGGTGCGTGCTTCGCCGTGCTCTTCCTCGGAGCAACGGCGGCGCCCGCGGCGGCTGTCAGCAGCGAACGCCCCGCCAAGCCCAAGGCGGTCGACTTCGCAGGGACGGTGGCGCTGAGCAACTGTTCCGGCTCCGTCGTGCGCGTACCCGACTCGAAGCCGGAAGACCCGGCGCTCATCCTGTCCAACGGCCACTGCCTGGAGAGCGGCTTCCCGGCGCCCGGTGAGGTCGTCGTCGACCAGCCGTCGTCGCGCAGCTTCACCCTCCTCGACGCGAGCGGCGGCGACGCCGGGACCGTCAAGGCGAGCAAGGTCGCGTACGGGACGATGACCGACACGGACGTCTCGCTCTACGAACTGACCAGCACCTACAGCGACATCGAGAGCAAGTACGGGATCAAGGCGCTCGAGCTGAACGCGGCGCGTCCGGAGCAGGGGCGGAAGATCACCGTCGCGTCCGGCTACTGGAAGAAGCTGTACAAGTGCAGCATCGACGGCTTCGCCTACCAGCTGAAGGAGGGGAAGTGGACCTGGAAGGACTCGGTCCGCTACACCCCCGAGTGCCAGACGATCGGCGGGACCTCGGGCTCGCCGGTGATCGACGACGAGACCGGCAAGGTCGTCGCCGTCAACAACACCGGCAACGAGGACGGCCAGGAGTGCACGGACAACAACCCGTGCGAGGTCGACGAGAACGGCAAGGTCACGGTCCGCAAGGGCATCAACTACGCCCAGCAGACCTACACCATCGTGCCGTGCGTGGCCCCCGGCAACAAGATCGACCTGAGCCGCGAGGGCTGCGAACTGCCCAAGTAG
- a CDS encoding trypsin-like peptidase domain-containing protein, whose translation MKKALAGGLLALTLVGFGTAPAVAAPDGASAEGASSAGQLAAKGVDFAGTVALSNCSGSVVRMPQSKADDPALVLSNGHCLETGFPAAGEVIVDQPSTRTFKLLDAKGAEKATLKASKISYATMTDTDISLYQLTATYGEITKKYGIKALEIEDDHPVKGRAITVVSGYWKQTYTCKIDGFVYRLKEGEWTWKDSVRYTPECQTIGGTSGSPVIDHKTGKVTAVNNTGNENGERCTLDNPCEVDRNGKVTVREGINYAQQTYGIVPCVTHDSKIDLNRPGCKLPRPAAGR comes from the coding sequence ATGAAGAAGGCTCTCGCGGGCGGACTGCTCGCCCTCACCCTCGTGGGATTCGGCACCGCACCGGCGGTCGCGGCCCCGGACGGGGCATCCGCGGAGGGGGCGTCGTCGGCCGGTCAACTCGCCGCGAAGGGCGTCGACTTCGCCGGAACGGTGGCACTGAGCAACTGCTCAGGATCGGTGGTCCGCATGCCGCAGTCCAAGGCGGACGACCCGGCGCTCGTCCTGTCCAACGGCCACTGTCTGGAGACCGGCTTCCCGGCGGCCGGCGAGGTGATCGTCGACCAGCCGTCCACCCGCACCTTCAAGCTCCTCGACGCGAAGGGCGCCGAGAAGGCGACGCTCAAGGCGAGCAAGATCTCGTACGCGACGATGACGGACACCGACATCTCGCTGTACCAACTCACCGCCACCTACGGCGAGATCACGAAGAAGTACGGCATCAAGGCGCTGGAGATCGAGGACGACCACCCGGTCAAGGGCCGGGCGATCACCGTCGTCTCCGGCTACTGGAAGCAGACGTACACCTGCAAGATCGACGGCTTCGTCTACCGCCTCAAGGAGGGCGAGTGGACCTGGAAGGACTCGGTCCGCTACACCCCCGAGTGCCAGACCATCGGCGGCACTTCGGGCTCACCCGTGATCGACCACAAGACTGGCAAGGTCACGGCGGTCAACAACACGGGCAACGAGAACGGCGAACGCTGCACCCTCGACAACCCCTGTGAGGTCGACCGCAACGGCAAGGTCACGGTCCGCGAGGGCATCAACTACGCCCAGCAGACGTACGGCATCGTGCCGTGCGTGACCCACGACAGCAAGATCGACCTGAACCGGCCGGGCTGCAAGCTGCCGCGGCCGGCTGCCGGTCGCTGA
- a CDS encoding amidohydrolase family protein has translation MDLVIQDARVIDGTGGASYRADVGVHEGRITTIHREGETGPRPSGAETLDAQGLALAPGFIDMHAHSDLALLRDPEHTAKAAQGVTLEVIGQDGLSYAPVDDRTLAQVRQAITGWNGDGSDIDFDWRTVGEYLDRLDRSHGGHGIAVNAAYLIPQGTVRMYALGWDDRPATPAELDRMKQLVAEGMQEGAVGMSSGLTYTPGMYADDSELTELCKVVAQFNGYYCPHHRSYGAGALQAYEEMVNLTRTAHCPLHLAHATMNFGVNKGKAPDLLALLDDALAAGADITLDTYPYTPGCTTLVAMLPSWASEGGPDSILARLQDDETAEKIRHHMEVIGADGCHGVPIEWDTIEISGVSDPGLASCVGKTIAQSAAQRGEEPWVTARRLLINDKLGSTILQHVGHEENVQAIMRHRVHTGGSDGILQGFKPHPRAYGTFPQYLGRYARELGVMSLEETVAHLTSRPAARLRLADRGVVREGYRADLVLFDPETVAAGSTFEAPRTLPTGIPHVLIDGRFVMRDGRRTDVLAGRSVRRTP, from the coding sequence ATGGACCTGGTCATCCAGGACGCCCGCGTCATCGACGGCACCGGAGGTGCCTCCTACCGAGCCGACGTCGGCGTACACGAGGGCAGGATCACCACGATCCACCGGGAGGGGGAGACCGGCCCCCGCCCCTCGGGGGCCGAGACACTGGACGCCCAAGGCCTAGCGCTAGCGCCCGGCTTCATCGACATGCACGCCCACAGCGACCTCGCCCTCCTCCGCGACCCCGAGCACACCGCGAAGGCCGCCCAGGGCGTCACCCTCGAAGTCATCGGCCAGGACGGGCTGAGTTACGCCCCGGTCGACGACCGCACCCTCGCCCAGGTCCGCCAGGCCATCACCGGCTGGAACGGCGACGGCAGCGACATCGACTTCGACTGGCGCACGGTCGGCGAGTACCTGGACCGCCTGGACCGCTCCCACGGCGGCCACGGCATCGCGGTGAACGCCGCCTACCTCATCCCGCAGGGCACCGTCCGCATGTACGCCCTCGGCTGGGACGACCGCCCCGCCACCCCCGCCGAGCTCGACCGCATGAAGCAGCTCGTGGCGGAAGGGATGCAGGAAGGGGCCGTCGGCATGTCGTCGGGCCTGACCTACACCCCCGGCATGTACGCGGACGACTCCGAGCTCACCGAACTCTGCAAGGTGGTGGCCCAGTTCAACGGCTACTACTGCCCGCACCACCGCAGCTACGGCGCCGGCGCCCTCCAGGCGTACGAGGAGATGGTGAACCTCACGCGCACCGCGCACTGCCCCCTCCACCTGGCCCACGCGACCATGAACTTCGGCGTGAACAAGGGCAAGGCACCGGACCTGCTCGCGCTGCTCGACGACGCACTCGCCGCCGGCGCCGACATCACGCTCGACACCTACCCCTACACCCCCGGCTGCACAACTCTCGTGGCCATGCTGCCCAGTTGGGCCAGCGAAGGCGGGCCCGACTCCATCCTCGCCCGCCTCCAGGACGACGAGACCGCCGAGAAGATCCGCCACCACATGGAGGTCATCGGCGCCGACGGCTGTCACGGCGTACCCATCGAGTGGGACACCATCGAGATCTCGGGAGTCAGCGACCCCGGGCTCGCCTCCTGCGTGGGCAAGACCATCGCCCAGTCCGCCGCCCAGCGCGGCGAGGAGCCCTGGGTCACCGCCCGCCGTCTGCTCATCAACGACAAGCTGGGCTCGACGATCCTCCAGCACGTGGGCCACGAGGAGAACGTCCAGGCGATCATGCGCCACCGGGTGCACACCGGCGGCAGCGACGGCATTCTGCAGGGCTTCAAGCCGCACCCGCGCGCGTACGGCACCTTCCCGCAGTATCTCGGGCGCTACGCACGGGAGTTGGGCGTGATGTCCCTGGAGGAGACGGTCGCCCACCTCACCTCGCGCCCGGCCGCACGCCTCCGCCTCGCCGACCGCGGCGTCGTCCGCGAGGGCTACCGCGCCGACCTGGTCCTCTTCGACCCGGAGACGGTCGCGGCGGGGTCCACCTTCGAGGCTCCCCGCACGCTCCCGACCGGCATCCCGCACGTCCTGATCGACGGCAGGTTCGTGATGCGGGACGGGCGGCGCACGGACGTCCTCGCTGGACGGTCCGTGCGCCGCACGCCCTGA
- a CDS encoding amino acid deaminase, translated as MAADNADTAVGRASRLAQELARLVEERVDHRFKALPPDADGLTVGELAAQRRNLFTGGFTTPVLALSAERLEHNLALMETYSERHGLAFAPHGKTSMAPQLFARQLERGAWGITLAVPHQVRVARAFGIERIFLANELVDAAALRWLAAELDSDPSFRFICYVDSVPGVALMDAALREAGATRPVDVVVELAAGDGARTGVRTEAECFDIANAVASADTLRLVGVAGYEGEVPDATPERVHAWLRRLTSLAVELDKANRFADLDEVVVSAGGSAWFDAVADVFAEIPELSVPVLKLLRSGAYVSHDDGHYRHLTPFNRVPQEGALEPAFRLWAQVVSRPTPEQAFANAGKRDAAYDLDLPEAQVVRRDGADRPATGVTITGLSDQHAWIRTTPEGELSVGDWIGMGLSHPCTSFDKWQLIPLVEADGTVTDYIRTYF; from the coding sequence ATGGCCGCCGACAACGCCGACACTGCCGTCGGAAGGGCTTCCCGTCTGGCTCAGGAGCTGGCTCGGCTCGTGGAAGAGCGGGTCGATCACCGCTTCAAGGCGCTGCCGCCGGACGCGGACGGCCTGACGGTCGGCGAGCTCGCGGCCCAGCGCCGCAACCTCTTCACGGGCGGCTTCACCACGCCCGTCCTCGCGCTCTCCGCCGAGCGCCTCGAGCACAACCTCGCGCTGATGGAGACGTACTCGGAGCGGCACGGCCTCGCCTTCGCCCCGCACGGCAAGACGTCCATGGCGCCGCAGCTCTTCGCCCGGCAGCTGGAGCGCGGCGCGTGGGGCATCACGCTCGCCGTCCCGCACCAGGTGCGGGTCGCGCGCGCCTTCGGCATCGAGCGGATCTTCCTCGCCAATGAGCTGGTGGACGCGGCGGCACTGCGCTGGCTCGCGGCGGAACTGGACTCCGACCCCTCCTTCCGCTTCATCTGTTACGTCGATTCCGTACCCGGTGTCGCTTTGATGGACGCCGCGCTGCGCGAGGCGGGCGCGACGCGTCCCGTCGACGTCGTGGTGGAGCTCGCCGCGGGCGACGGGGCGCGGACCGGTGTGCGGACCGAGGCCGAGTGCTTCGACATCGCCAACGCCGTCGCGAGCGCGGACACGCTGCGGCTTGTGGGTGTCGCCGGGTACGAGGGCGAGGTGCCGGACGCCACGCCGGAGCGCGTGCACGCGTGGCTGCGCAGGCTCACGTCCCTCGCGGTCGAGCTCGACAAGGCGAACCGGTTCGCCGATCTCGACGAGGTCGTCGTCAGCGCGGGCGGCAGCGCGTGGTTCGACGCGGTGGCGGACGTGTTCGCCGAGATCCCCGAACTGTCGGTGCCGGTCCTCAAGCTGCTGCGCTCGGGTGCGTACGTCTCGCACGACGACGGTCACTACCGCCACCTGACGCCGTTCAACCGCGTCCCGCAGGAGGGTGCGCTGGAGCCCGCCTTCCGGCTGTGGGCGCAGGTGGTCTCCCGGCCCACGCCGGAGCAGGCGTTCGCCAACGCGGGCAAGCGGGACGCGGCGTACGACCTGGACCTGCCCGAGGCGCAGGTCGTCCGCCGGGACGGCGCGGACCGCCCCGCGACCGGGGTCACGATCACGGGCCTCTCCGATCAGCACGCGTGGATCCGGACGACTCCGGAGGGGGAACTCTCGGTGGGCGACTGGATCGGCATGGGCCTGTCGCACCCGTGCACTTCGTTCGACAAGTGGCAGCTGATCCCTCTGGTCGAGGCGGACGGAACGGTCACGGACTACATCCGCACCTATTTCTGA
- a CDS encoding sugar kinase, whose amino-acid sequence MTAHGELGYADGTGAVDVVALGESMVTFLPTRAGRLADVPSFDRGIGGAESNVVCALAAAGHRTRWVSRVGADGFGDHLVEAIARYGVDTSAVGRDPHRPTGIYFRTADDRETDAHEVLYYRAGSAASAMSTANMDQAALRSGSLLHLSGITAALSADCLDLLRALTIPQALGSARAGETPSATGADGISFDVNYRPGLWAGGQGADPRVLLDLARAADLVFVGEDEAADAWGITGGPDAIRAALPEPQLLVVKRGADGAVAFGGNGTRYEEPAPRVDVVAAVGAGDAFAAGFLSATLRGLPIGQRLRHGHLMAAAALTVPGDLAAPPSRDHADRLAALDATAWGRLHLGPGWTAADDEAAQEVLTP is encoded by the coding sequence GTGACCGCACACGGAGAACTGGGCTACGCGGACGGCACCGGTGCCGTCGATGTGGTGGCGCTCGGCGAGTCCATGGTCACCTTCCTGCCCACCCGCGCCGGCCGCCTCGCCGACGTCCCCTCCTTCGATCGCGGAATCGGCGGCGCCGAGTCCAACGTCGTGTGCGCGCTCGCAGCCGCGGGCCACCGCACCCGCTGGGTCAGCCGGGTCGGCGCCGACGGCTTCGGCGACCATCTCGTCGAGGCGATCGCCCGCTATGGCGTCGACACGTCCGCCGTCGGGCGCGACCCGCACCGCCCCACCGGCATCTACTTCCGCACCGCCGACGACCGCGAGACCGACGCCCACGAGGTCCTCTACTACCGCGCGGGATCCGCCGCCTCCGCGATGTCCACGGCCAACATGGACCAGGCCGCACTGCGCTCCGGATCCCTCCTGCACCTGTCCGGCATCACCGCCGCGCTCTCCGCGGACTGCCTGGACCTGCTGCGCGCGCTCACCATTCCCCAAGCTCTCGGCTCCGCTCGAGCAGGGGAGACCCCATCCGCCACGGGGGCGGACGGCATCTCCTTCGACGTCAACTACCGGCCGGGCCTGTGGGCCGGCGGCCAGGGCGCGGACCCCCGCGTCCTGCTCGACCTCGCGCGCGCGGCCGACCTCGTCTTCGTCGGCGAGGACGAGGCCGCCGACGCCTGGGGCATCACCGGCGGCCCCGACGCGATCCGCGCCGCCCTGCCCGAGCCGCAGCTCCTCGTCGTCAAGCGGGGAGCCGACGGCGCCGTCGCGTTCGGCGGCAACGGCACCCGGTACGAGGAGCCGGCGCCGCGTGTCGATGTCGTCGCGGCCGTCGGGGCCGGGGACGCCTTCGCCGCCGGGTTCCTCTCCGCCACGTTGCGGGGGCTCCCCATCGGGCAGCGGCTGCGCCACGGCCACCTCATGGCCGCCGCCGCCCTCACCGTCCCCGGCGACCTCGCCGCACCACCGTCCCGTGACCACGCCGACCGTCTCGCCGCCCTCGACGCCACCGCCTGGGGGAGACTGCACCTCGGCCCCGGCTGGACGGCAGCCGACGACGAGGCCGCGCAGGAGGTACTTACGCCATGA